The sequence ACAGCGGGACCACGCTCAGCTGCGGCGGGATCAGCATCGTGGCGACCACCAGGGACATCAGCAGCCGACGGCCCCGGAAGCGGAGCTTGGCGAAGGCGAAACCGGCCAGGGTGGAGAACAGCACCGTGCCCGCGGCGACCGTGCCCGCCACGACCACCGTGTTCAGCAGGGCCACGCCCATGTTGGCGTCGGTCCACGCGACCTGGAGGTTGCGGCCCAGGTTCCCGCCGAACCAGAACGGCGGAGGGGTCTGCGCCAGCCGCGTGTTGCTGCGGGAGGCCGCGATCGCCGTCCACACCAGCGGGAAGAGCGAGCCGGCGGTGAACAGGGCCAGCACCACATAGGTGAGCCTGCCCGCGCGCAAGGAGTTCAACGGGAAGCCTCCCGTCCGCGCAGCAGCCGCGCCGCGCCCGCGATGACCAGCAGGATCAGGAACATCGCCCAGGCGATGGCCGAGGCCCGCCCGAGGTGCAGGTTCACCCAGCCCTGCTCGTACAGGTACAGCCCCAGCGTCTGGAACTGGTGGTCCGACCCGCCCGTGGCGCCCGCGCCGCCGTTGAAGAGCAGCGGCTCGCCGAACAGCTGGGTCGCCCCGATCGTCGACACCACACAGGTGAAGAAGATCGTCGGCCGCAGCGAGGGCACCGTGACGTGCACGAACTGCTGCCAGCGCGAAGCCCCGTCCAGCGCGGCCGACTCGTACAGCTCCCCGGGCACGGCCTGCATCGCCGCCAGGTAGATCAGCGCGTTGTAGCCGGTCCACCGCCAGATGACGATCGTGGAGACCGCCAACTGGGAGGCGAAGGTGCCGTTCTGCCAGTCCACCGCCTCGAAACCGACCGCCGACAGGGCCCAGTTGACCATCCCGTAGTCCCGGCCGAAGAGCAGCACGAAGACCAGGGTGGCGGCGGCGACCGAGGTGGCGTACGGGGTGAGCACCGCGACCCGGAAGAAGGCGGACCCCCGCAACTTGTAGTTGAGCAGGTGGGCCAGGCCGAGCGCGATCGCCAGCTGCGGCACCGTGGACAGCAGCCCGATGGTGAACGTGTTGCGCAGCGCGTTCCAGAAGAACTCGTCTTCCCACAACCGGCTGAAGTTGCGCAGCCCCACCCAGGTCATGCTGTCCGGATCGGTCAGCTCCACCTGGTGCAGCGCCGCCCAGCCCGTGTACAGCAGCGGGAACAGCCCGAAGGCGGCGAAGAAGAGGAAGAAGGGCGCCACGAAGCCGTACGGGCTCCAGCGCACGTCCCACCGGTAGCGGCGCGAGCGCCACACCTGCCCCCGGCCGCCCCCTTCCGCCGCCGGCTGCTTCGCGCCGGCGGCGGAAGGGGAAAGGACAGCCGTCTCGTCCGTCACCTGCGCCTCACTGATCCAGGGCGTTGTCGATCGCCTTCACCGCGGCCTCCCAGCCCTCCTGCGGCGAGCGGCCCTTCTGGTCGACCTGGAGCATCCCGATGTCCGCCAGGTTCTGCGCGATCACCAGGTCCTTCGGGCCGACCACCGTCACCGGCACGCCCTGCGCCGCCTTCGCGAAGATCTCGCCGATCGGGGCGCCGCCGAAGTACGGGTGCTGCGCGCCCGACACCGAAGGCAGCGCGTACGCGGCGCTCGCGCTCGGGAAGCTGCCCCGCTTCTCGAAGAGCTTCGCCTGCTGCGCCGGAGCCGTCAGCCAGGCCGCCAGCCGGGCGGCCTCCTCGGTCTGCTTGCCGGCCTTCGGCACCACCAGGAAGGAACCGCCCCAGTTGCTCGGCTTCGGCGCCTGCGCCACGTCCCACTTGTCCTTGCCCGCCGGGCCCGCCTTGTCCTGGATGTAGCCGAGCATCCAGGCCGGGCAGGAGATGGTCGCGAAGGCGCCGTTGGCGAAGCCCTGGTCCCAGCTCGGGGTGAACTGCTGGAGCTTGGCGCTCAGCCCCTCGGTGGCGAAGGAGGCCGCCAGGTCGAAGGCGCCGCGCACTGCCGGGTTCGTCTTGTAGACGACCTTCCCCTGGTCGTCGTAGAAGCGCTGGGCGCTGCTCCCGGTCACGGCGGCCATCACGCCCGACGCCGAGTCCACGAAGGCCTTCCCGTCGCCGGCCTTCGCCTTGTACGCCTTGCCCGTCTCCAGGTACTTGTTCCAGTCGCCCGCCCACAGCGCCCCGACGGCCGCCCGGTCGGTGGGCAGCCCGGCCGCCTCGAACAGGTCCTTGCGGTAGCAGATGCCCTGCGGGCCGATGTCGGTGCCGAGGCCGACCGTGGCTCCGCCCTTCGCCGCGCTCGCCGTGCCCTGCGCCCACTTCCAGGGCAGGTACGCGGCCTTGTCCACGCCCGGCGCCTTGCCGAGGTCCACCAGCTTGTCGGCCTGGGTGGCGGTGATCTCGGCGATGTTGTTGACCTCGACGGCCTGGATGTCGGCGAGCCCGCTGCCGGCGGCGAGGTGGGTGAGCAGCTGCGGGTAGTAGTTCTCGTTCCGTTCGATGGAGGTCTGCTCGATGCGGATGCCGGGATTCTGCGCCATGTACTCGTCGTAGAGGCCGGCCTCCTGGAGGCCGAAGGCCCCGAACACGCCGACGGTGATCGTCGTCTTCGCCTTGCCGTTGCCGTCGGCCGAGCCGCCCGGCTCGGGCCGCTCGGCCGGATCCTGTGCGCAGCCCGCGAGCAGCAGGGCTGCCGCGGCCACCGCGGTACCCGCCGTGACGAGGGTTCTTCGGGCTCGGGATGGGGCTCGCATGTGCATCCTCCCTGAAGGACGAGACGTGCCAGGTGTTGTGGGACACACTGTGGGAGCGCTCCCACAGTCGTCAAGGGGTAGATTCACAACCGGGAGGAAGCCATGAACGGGCATGGGCGCAGTGGGGGACGGCCGACCCTGGAGGAAGTCGCGGTGCGCGCCGGGGTC comes from Streptomyces sp. NBC_01408 and encodes:
- a CDS encoding carbohydrate ABC transporter permease, whose product is MWRSRRYRWDVRWSPYGFVAPFFLFFAAFGLFPLLYTGWAALHQVELTDPDSMTWVGLRNFSRLWEDEFFWNALRNTFTIGLLSTVPQLAIALGLAHLLNYKLRGSAFFRVAVLTPYATSVAAATLVFVLLFGRDYGMVNWALSAVGFEAVDWQNGTFASQLAVSTIVIWRWTGYNALIYLAAMQAVPGELYESAALDGASRWQQFVHVTVPSLRPTIFFTCVVSTIGATQLFGEPLLFNGGAGATGGSDHQFQTLGLYLYEQGWVNLHLGRASAIAWAMFLILLVIAGAARLLRGREASR
- a CDS encoding ABC transporter substrate-binding protein, whose amino-acid sequence is MRAPSRARRTLVTAGTAVAAAALLLAGCAQDPAERPEPGGSADGNGKAKTTITVGVFGAFGLQEAGLYDEYMAQNPGIRIEQTSIERNENYYPQLLTHLAAGSGLADIQAVEVNNIAEITATQADKLVDLGKAPGVDKAAYLPWKWAQGTASAAKGGATVGLGTDIGPQGICYRKDLFEAAGLPTDRAAVGALWAGDWNKYLETGKAYKAKAGDGKAFVDSASGVMAAVTGSSAQRFYDDQGKVVYKTNPAVRGAFDLAASFATEGLSAKLQQFTPSWDQGFANGAFATISCPAWMLGYIQDKAGPAGKDKWDVAQAPKPSNWGGSFLVVPKAGKQTEEAARLAAWLTAPAQQAKLFEKRGSFPSASAAYALPSVSGAQHPYFGGAPIGEIFAKAAQGVPVTVVGPKDLVIAQNLADIGMLQVDQKGRSPQEGWEAAVKAIDNALDQ